A stretch of Oryza brachyantha chromosome 4, ObraRS2, whole genome shotgun sequence DNA encodes these proteins:
- the LOC102713183 gene encoding probable fucosyltransferase 7 codes for MGAWVGMAAAPAHGKTKSGHSSSSAVRPARLAVAVTVMAVLLMVVLFGARWTPSSAGAGDTSWVTAGARVVINAVSSGQQGADPVVKVAEVHDRLLGGLLSPDFNDSSCLSRYRASLYRRQSFHVLSSHLASTLRRYESLHRLCGPGTSAYERAVARLRSPSSSNTSDDDAAAAPPSECRYLVWTPHAGLGNRMLSLTSAFLYALLTGRVLLFHRPGDDMRDLFCEPFPGTTWILPEDFPIRGMERFGIHTRESLGNALGRGEGGGRAPPPWMYVHLRHDYTRGGASDRLFFCDDGQDALRRVGWVVLLSDNYFLPGLFLIPRFERELSLMFPRRDAAFHHLGRYLFHPSNTVWGMVMRYHGSYLARAEERVGIQVRTFGWAPISTDDLYGQIVSCAHGENILPRVREPGSSNATAAATTGARQPATRKAVLVVSLHGEYYEKIRDLYYERGAAGGDAVSVFQPTNLGGQHSEERLHNQKALAEIMLLSFSDAVLTSAASTFGYVSHGLAGLRPWVLMSPVRRRAPNPPCRLAATIEPCFHTPPHYDCQAKTKGDNGRTVRHVRHCEDLSDGVQLVE; via the exons ATGGGTGCTTGGGTCGGGATGGCCGCGGCGCCTGCGCACGGCAAGACCAAGAGCGGgcactcgtcgtcgtcggccgtccggccggcgcggctggcggTCGCGGTGACCGTTATGGCCGTGCTGCTCATGGTCGTCCTCTTCGGTGCACGGTGgacgcccagctccgccggcgccggggacaCCAGCTGGGTCACGGCCGGCGCTCGCGTCGTCATCAACGCCG TGTCCAGCGGCCAACAAGGCGCCGATCCCGTCGTGAAGGTGGCGGAGGTGCACGACCGGCTGCTGGGCGGCCTCCTCTCGCCGGACTTCAACGACAGCTCCTGCCTCAGCCGCTACCGCGCCTCGCTCTACCGGCGGCAGTCATTCCACGTCCTCTCGTCGCACCTCGCCTCCACCCTCCGCCGCTACGAGTCGCTCCACCGCCTCTGCGGCCCCGGCACGTCCGCCTAcgagcgcgccgtcgcccgcctgcgctccccgtcgtcgtcgaacacctccgacgacgacgccgccgccgctcctccctcgGAGTGCAGGTACCTCGTGTGGACGCCTCACGCGGGGCTCGGCAACCGCATGCTCTCGCTCACGTCCGCCTTCCTCTATGCGCTCCTCACCGGCCGCGTCCTCCTCTTCCACCGCCCCGGCGACGACATGAGGGACCTCTTCTGCGAGCCGTTCCCAGGCACGACGTGGATCCTCCCGGAGGACTTCCCCATCCGCGGCATGGAGCGCTTCGGCATACACACCCGCGAGAGCCTCGGCAACGCGCTGggccgcggcgagggcggcggcagggcgccgccgccgtggatgTACGTCCACCTGCGGCACGACTacacgcgcggcggcgccagcgACCGGCTCTTCTTCTGCGACGACGGGCAGGACGCGCTGCGGCGCGTCGGCTGGGTGGTGCTCCTCTCCGACAACTACTTCCTGCCCGGCCTGTTCCTGATCCCGCGGTTCGAGCGCGAGCTGTCGCTCATGTTCCCGCGCCGCGACGCCGCGTTCCACCACCTCGGCCGGTACCTGTTCCACCCGAGCAACACGGTGTGGGGGATGGTGATGCGGTACCACGGCTCGTACCTGGCCAGGGCGGAGGAGCGCGTCGGCATCCAGGTGCGTACCTTCGGGTGGGCGCCCATCTCCACCGACGACCTCTACGGCCAGATCGTCTCCTGCGCGCACGGCGAGAACATCCTGCCCCGCGTGCGCGAGCCCGGCTCCAgcaacgccaccgccgccgccaccaccggagCACGGCAGCCGGCGACGCGCAAGGCGGTGCTCGTCGTGTCGCTGCACGGCGAGTACTACGAGAAGATCAGGGACCTGTACTacgagcgcggcgcggcgggcggggaCGCGGTGAGCGTGTTCCAGCCGACGAACCTGGGCGGGCAGCACTCGGAGGAGCGGCTGCACAACCAGAAGGCGCTCGCGGAGATCATGCTGCTCAGCTTCTCCGACGCGGTGCTCACGTCGGCCGCCTCGACGTTCGGGTACGTGAGCCACGGTCTGGCCGGGCTCCGGCCATGGGTGCTCATGAGCCCCGTTCGCAGGAGGGCGCCCAACCCGCCGTGCCGGCTAGCCGCCACCATCGAGCCGTGCTTCCACACCCCACCGCACTACGACTGCCAGGCGAAGACGAAAGGTGACAACGGCAGGACGGTCCGGCACGTCCGGCACTGCGAGGACCTCAGCGATGGTGTTCAGTTGGTGGAATGA